A part of Deltaproteobacteria bacterium genomic DNA contains:
- a CDS encoding MBL fold metallo-hydrolase encodes MLVSQLEVGPMRNFAYIIGDQEGGSGVVIDPTAELDRLEAELQKYHLNLRYVINTHAHFDHIGGNQYLRSIGAKLVAHQDAPTNPDIKLKHEEILMLGNLPIRCLHTPGHSFDGICLVADKYLFTGDTLFIEGCGRTDLPGSDSRAMYHSLTSIIASLPDELIVMPGHDYGPVPQRTLGEEKQKNFTLSPRAIDNFRDFMG; translated from the coding sequence ATGTTAGTATCTCAACTTGAAGTCGGTCCTATGCGCAATTTTGCTTATATTATTGGTGATCAAGAAGGTGGTAGTGGCGTAGTTATTGACCCAACTGCTGAGTTAGATCGCCTCGAAGCTGAGCTGCAAAAATACCATTTAAACCTTCGCTATGTCATTAACACCCATGCACATTTCGACCATATTGGTGGTAATCAATATTTACGCTCAATAGGCGCTAAATTAGTCGCTCACCAAGATGCACCTACAAATCCCGATATAAAACTTAAGCATGAAGAAATTCTAATGTTGGGCAACTTACCAATTCGCTGTTTACATACTCCTGGTCATTCTTTCGACGGTATTTGCTTGGTCGCGGATAAGTATTTATTTACGGGCGATACCCTTTTTATTGAAGGTTGTGGGCGTACTGATCTACCAGGCTCTGACTCTCGTGCTATGTATCACTCTCTTACCAGCATCATCGCATCTTTGCCTGATGAACTCATCGTTATGCCCGGCCATGACTATGGTCCAGTACCACAACGAACTTTAGGTGAAGAAAAACAAAAAAACTTTACCTTATCGCCACGTGCCATTGATAATTTTCGCGATTTTATGGGATGA
- a CDS encoding GntR family transcriptional regulator, which translates to MLNHQSPTPLYRQLADELSRQIRSGELPVDGRIPSEPELAKTFGIGRPTVRQATDCLVRRGLLERRRGAGTFVVASHEPVDLFTLGGTAAAFHGAGLELITTIISPPRLLNHLPSETGPLASQSGYVFTRVGSLDNKPVLLEQMALQQSTFPEFEKLPLSHEPLSALVEHHYHRRPTSGHQTLRAHSATALEAEILEIDADASVLLVERTLDFGNALNAFYARMLVVTFRVALTQTLNTTASLSATTLTRDKTS; encoded by the coding sequence ATGTTAAACCATCAGTCACCTACTCCTTTATATCGCCAACTTGCTGATGAATTAAGCCGACAGATCCGCTCTGGCGAATTGCCAGTAGATGGGCGTATTCCCTCTGAGCCTGAACTCGCTAAAACCTTTGGTATTGGTCGTCCAACCGTACGTCAAGCTACTGATTGTTTGGTACGTCGCGGTTTGCTTGAACGGCGCCGTGGCGCTGGCACTTTTGTTGTAGCCTCACATGAACCTGTTGATCTCTTCACCTTAGGGGGCACAGCAGCAGCCTTTCATGGCGCTGGTCTTGAATTAATTACCACTATCATTTCACCTCCACGTTTACTTAACCATTTACCATCTGAGACTGGTCCGCTTGCTAGCCAAAGCGGTTATGTTTTCACTCGTGTCGGTAGTCTTGATAACAAACCGGTCTTACTCGAACAAATGGCGCTGCAACAATCAACTTTTCCAGAATTTGAAAAGTTGCCGCTAAGTCATGAACCACTTTCAGCACTGGTCGAACATCACTATCATCGTCGCCCTACTAGTGGTCATCAAACCCTGCGCGCGCACAGTGCTACTGCACTTGAAGCTGAAATTTTAGAAATCGATGCTGATGCTAGTGTATTACTAGTTGAACGCACTTTAGATTTTGGTAACGCCCTTAATGCATTTTATGCACGTATGCTGGTTGTAACTTTTAGAGTGGCACTAACCCAAACTCTCAATACAACTGCTAGTTTGAGTGCTACGACTTTAACGCGAGATAAAACATCATGA